A single Vanacampus margaritifer isolate UIUO_Vmar chromosome 14, RoL_Vmar_1.0, whole genome shotgun sequence DNA region contains:
- the fech gene encoding ferrochelatase, mitochondrial, with protein MTVLGNAGRLIQFARSSVSLSMRTRATVAALAHNATPETQDNRKPKTGILMLNMGGPEKLEDVHDFLLRLFMDTDLMKLPVQNKLGPFIAKRRTPKIQEQYSKIGGGSPIKRWTAMQGEGMVRLLDEMSPETAPHKFYIGFRYVHPLTEEAIEEMEKDGVDRAVAFTQYPQYSCSTTGSSLNAIYRYYRNKGDRPKMCWSVIDRWPTHPLLVECFAEHVSNELLKFPDAKRDDVVILFSAHSLPMAVVNRGDPYPQEVGATVQRVMERLGHCNPYRLVWQSRVGPMPWLGPQTDEVIKGLCERGKKNILLVPIAFTSDHIETLHELDIEYGQVLGEECGVENLRRAESLNGNPLFMKALAELVQSHLKSNEPCSRQLTLRCPLCTNPTCGETKAFFASQKLS; from the exons ATGACAGTCCTGGGCAACGCCGGTCGCTTGATCCAAT TTGCCAGGAGCAGTGTCAGCCTAAGCATGAGGACTCGCGCCACTGTTGCAGCTTTGGCCCATAACGCGACCCCAGAAACACAGGACAATAG GAAACCCAAGACAGGCATCCTGATGCTGAACATGGGAGGACCTGAAAAACTTGAAGACGTACACGACTTCCTGTTGAGACTCTTCATGGACACAGACTTGATGAAACTCCCAGTACAGAA TAAGCTCGGCCCATTCATTGCCAAGCGCCGCACGCCAAAGATTCAGGAGCAGTATAGTAAGATCGGAGGGGGCTCGCCCATCAAACGTTGGACCGCCATGCAGGGAGAGGGCATGGTCAGGCTGTTGGACGAAATGAGCCCTGAGACTG CTCCTCATAAGTTCTACATCGGGTTCCGGTATGTCCACCCGCTGACTGAGGAGGCCATCGAGGAGATGGAGAAAGACGGAGTGGACCGAGCTGTGGCCTTCACACAATATCCTCAGTACAGCTGCTCCACCACAG GTAGCAGTTTAAACGCCATCTACCGTTACTATAGAAACAAAGGCGACAGGCCAAAAATGTGTTGGAGTGTCATTGACCGTTGGCCCACACACCCTCTGCTGGTGGAG tGTTTTGCAGAACACGTCAGTAATGAGCTGCTGAAGTTTCCTGACGCGAAAAGAGATGATGTCGTGATTCTATTCTCAGCCCATTCACTTCCTATGGCT GTTGTAAACAGAGGTGACCCATACCCCCAGGAAGTGGGCGCCACAGTCCAGAGAGTTATGGAGAGACTCGGACACTGTAACCCTTACAGACTTGTGTGGCAGTCCAGG GTGGGGCCCATGCCGTGGCTCGGCCCTCAGACGGACGAAGTCATCAAAGGCCTTtgtgaaagggggaaaaagaaCATCCTGCTAGTGCCAATCGCCTTCACCTCCGACCACATCGAGACTTTACACGAGCTGGACATCGAGTATGGACAGGTGCTGGGTGAGGAG TGTGGTGTGGAGAACCTCAGAAGAGCAGAGTCGTTGAATGGGAATCCTCTATTTATGAAG GCTCTGGCAGAACTGGTCCAGTCCCACCTGAAGTCCAATGAGCCCTGTTCCCGCCAGCTGACCCTGCGCTGCCCGCTGTGCACCAATCCCACCTGCGGAGAGACCAAGGCCTTTTTCGCCAGTCAGAAACTGTCATAG